Proteins co-encoded in one Halococcoides cellulosivorans genomic window:
- a CDS encoding transcriptional regulator, which translates to MSRSALVENVTAMLEDAGFLVSDRCAIRPKSFDVAARRGEDTILVKILGNIDAFDGRIGVEMRRLGEFLGATPLVIGLRTRDEELKPGVVYFRHGVPVLSPDTAMETFVEEVPPLIYAAPGGLYVTIDSDVLADAREERDWSLGRLANELGVSRRTVSKYENGMDASVEVATKLEDLFTEPLTEPVSVLEGADDIDDEEAAEDPDPEDEPVVSVLMRVGFDVHVTQRAPFKTVSETDGETARQDGVTDRLLTGHSTLTEAAEKRARIMSSVGQVTRTRSVYVVEKAPRDSVEGTALVEESEMASIDDSDELRDLIRDRAGTA; encoded by the coding sequence ATGTCACGGTCGGCGCTGGTCGAAAATGTCACCGCGATGCTGGAAGACGCGGGCTTTCTCGTGAGCGACCGGTGTGCGATCCGACCCAAGAGTTTCGACGTCGCCGCTCGTCGAGGCGAGGACACCATTCTGGTGAAGATCCTCGGCAACATCGATGCCTTCGACGGACGGATCGGTGTCGAGATGCGTCGGTTGGGGGAGTTTTTGGGTGCGACACCGCTCGTGATCGGACTCCGGACGCGTGACGAGGAGCTGAAACCAGGGGTGGTGTACTTCAGACACGGTGTACCGGTGTTGAGCCCGGACACGGCGATGGAGACCTTCGTCGAGGAGGTCCCGCCGTTGATCTACGCCGCCCCGGGCGGACTGTACGTCACCATCGACAGCGACGTGCTCGCGGACGCCCGCGAGGAGCGCGATTGGTCACTCGGCCGCCTCGCCAACGAACTCGGGGTGTCTCGCCGGACGGTCTCGAAATACGAGAACGGCATGGACGCCTCCGTCGAGGTCGCCACGAAACTCGAAGACCTGTTCACCGAACCGCTGACCGAACCCGTGAGCGTCCTCGAAGGGGCCGACGACATCGACGACGAGGAGGCCGCCGAGGACCCCGACCCGGAGGACGAACCGGTCGTCTCCGTCCTCATGCGGGTTGGCTTCGACGTGCACGTCACCCAGCGCGCTCCGTTCAAGACCGTCAGCGAAACCGACGGCGAGACCGCCCGCCAGGACGGCGTGACCGATCGCCTGCTGACGGGCCACTCGACGCTGACCGAGGCCGCCGAGAAGCGCGCCCGGATCATGTCCTCGGTCGGCCAGGTCACGCGCACCCGGTCGGTGTACGTCGTCGAGAAAGCGCCACGCGATTCCGTCGAGGGAACCGCTCTCGTCGAGGAGTCGGAGATGGCGTCGATCGACGACTCCGACGAGTTGCGCGATCTGATCCGGGACCGCGCCGGAACCGCGTAG
- a CDS encoding nitrite/sulfite reductase, whose protein sequence is MNTVEQYKQNKHPLDVIQDVREYADGGLSFAEIEDRAGDGEWERLKWAGLYAHGEHDDYFMKRTKAPGGYLTPEQAEVIGEVATEYATAPERFGGAEQNDIWGDAYLDLTTRQDIQMHWIEVEDVPEIWETYEEVGLTTIQGCGDSARNVLGCPAAGLDGHECFDAQPVIDAVNEFFTENREYANLPRKFKMTITGCTHDCGQSQINDVGLTPARKEVEGEDIYGFHCKVGGGLSDGPRMATQMDVFVPPGDTVEFCRAIAQTFKELGDRNNRGVCRMRYLVEQMGTEEFEAAVRRRCSVELPTSGEDLTEGYTGDHVGVHDQKTDGLKYVGFNVIAGRMSGEEFAEAARAAEKYGTEDASVRLATDQNFLITHIPAENVSDLMSEPFARKYSPDPGPFSRGAVGCTGSEFCNYGIIETKNRVYRWAKALDRRIDTPDDLDVVRMHMSGCSASCAQPQIADIGFRGETVKVDDPEDSSNVEGDAIVEGMDFGLGGALGADNEFLDWVESAVPARAVIPALEELFDAYSAEREESERFYEWCRRVENDRLRSVMQRADAPVAAGVAQESGGRGASDD, encoded by the coding sequence ATGAACACAGTCGAACAGTACAAACAGAACAAACATCCGCTCGACGTCATCCAGGACGTCCGCGAGTACGCCGACGGTGGGCTCTCCTTCGCAGAGATCGAAGACCGCGCCGGCGACGGTGAATGGGAGCGGCTCAAGTGGGCCGGGCTGTACGCCCACGGCGAGCACGACGACTACTTCATGAAGCGGACGAAGGCCCCGGGCGGGTATCTCACGCCCGAGCAGGCCGAAGTCATCGGCGAGGTCGCCACCGAGTACGCCACCGCACCCGAGCGGTTCGGCGGTGCAGAGCAAAACGACATCTGGGGCGACGCGTACCTCGATCTGACGACCCGCCAGGACATCCAGATGCACTGGATCGAAGTCGAGGACGTCCCCGAGATCTGGGAGACCTACGAGGAGGTCGGCCTGACGACGATCCAGGGCTGTGGGGACTCCGCACGGAACGTGCTGGGCTGTCCGGCCGCCGGGCTGGACGGCCACGAGTGTTTCGACGCCCAGCCAGTGATCGACGCCGTCAACGAATTCTTCACCGAAAATCGGGAGTACGCCAACCTCCCCCGGAAGTTCAAGATGACGATCACGGGCTGTACCCACGACTGCGGGCAGTCCCAGATCAACGACGTCGGGCTGACGCCGGCCCGGAAAGAGGTCGAGGGCGAGGACATCTACGGGTTCCACTGCAAGGTCGGCGGCGGGCTCTCGGACGGGCCACGGATGGCCACGCAGATGGACGTGTTCGTCCCGCCGGGCGACACCGTCGAGTTCTGCCGTGCGATCGCTCAGACGTTCAAGGAACTGGGAGACCGCAACAATCGGGGCGTCTGCCGAATGCGCTATCTGGTCGAACAGATGGGCACCGAGGAGTTCGAGGCCGCGGTCCGGCGGCGCTGTTCGGTCGAACTGCCGACGAGTGGCGAGGACCTCACCGAGGGGTACACCGGCGATCACGTCGGCGTCCACGACCAGAAGACAGACGGCCTGAAATACGTCGGCTTCAACGTCATCGCGGGCCGAATGAGCGGCGAGGAGTTCGCCGAGGCCGCCCGTGCCGCCGAGAAATACGGGACCGAGGACGCCTCGGTCCGGCTGGCGACCGATCAGAACTTCCTGATCACCCATATTCCGGCCGAAAACGTCAGTGACCTGATGAGCGAGCCGTTCGCCCGGAAGTACAGCCCCGATCCCGGGCCGTTCTCGCGGGGCGCGGTCGGCTGTACGGGATCGGAGTTCTGTAACTACGGCATCATCGAGACGAAAAATCGCGTCTACCGGTGGGCGAAAGCCCTCGACCGACGCATCGACACGCCCGACGATCTGGACGTCGTCCGGATGCACATGTCGGGCTGTTCGGCCTCGTGTGCGCAACCCCAGATCGCCGACATCGGCTTCCGCGGCGAGACCGTCAAAGTGGATGATCCGGAAGATTCCAGCAACGTCGAGGGCGACGCGATCGTCGAAGGGATGGACTTCGGCCTGGGCGGCGCGCTCGGGGCGGACAACGAATTCCTGGACTGGGTCGAGTCCGCCGTGCCCGCGCGCGCGGTGATTCCCGCACTCGAAGAGCTGTTCGACGCCTACAGCGCAGAGCGCGAGGAGAGCGAACGGTTCTACGAGTGGTGTCGCCGCGTCGAGAACGATCGGCTGCGATCGGTTATGCAGCGGGCCGACGCGCCCGTTGCCGCTGGCGTCGCACAGGAATCGGGCGGCCGGGGGGCCAGCGATGACTGA
- a CDS encoding DUF7119 family protein, with translation MSERPEDLPARRQSPVGDPVIRGDPSVTGRDEDAAVAFDPDDPESLDLAAETVQSFAGGDPGDDTVYMLRGAAACAALVRGEGSYTAAAERAGDDVSISFVRKWARVHDLPRAIRRHVASGDIAPTAAKHVARVGGTDRLLLAWALLDHDLTVREVRSIAGEITDGTPVGEALTDAGVDLGRMDLSLPVELYSRLRRRAALEDSSPRAVVATALGEYFERHPTETP, from the coding sequence ATGAGCGAACGTCCCGAGGACCTCCCCGCGCGCCGTCAGTCCCCGGTCGGTGATCCGGTCATCAGGGGCGACCCCTCGGTGACGGGACGCGACGAGGACGCCGCCGTCGCGTTCGACCCAGACGACCCCGAGAGCCTGGACCTGGCCGCCGAGACCGTCCAGTCGTTTGCCGGCGGCGACCCCGGTGACGACACCGTCTACATGCTCCGTGGCGCGGCGGCGTGTGCGGCGCTCGTCCGTGGGGAGGGATCCTATACCGCGGCGGCCGAGCGCGCGGGCGACGACGTCTCGATTTCGTTCGTCCGGAAGTGGGCGCGAGTCCACGACCTCCCGCGGGCGATCCGTCGTCACGTCGCGAGCGGTGACATCGCCCCCACGGCGGCCAAACACGTCGCTCGGGTCGGCGGAACCGATCGCCTCCTGCTTGCGTGGGCGCTGCTCGATCACGACCTGACCGTCCGTGAGGTCCGATCGATCGCCGGTGAGATCACGGACGGCACGCCCGTGGGTGAGGCGCTCACGGACGCGGGCGTGGACCTGGGGCGGATGGACCTCTCCCTCCCGGTCGAACTGTACAGTCGCCTGCGACGCCGGGCTGCCCTGGAGGATTCGAGTCCGCGCGCGGTCGTCGCGACCGCACTCGGAGAGTACTTCGAGCGCCACCCGACCGAAACCCCTTAG
- a CDS encoding tRNA(Ile)(2)-agmatinylcytidine synthase, with translation MTIVGLDDTDSRDQGMCTTYVAARIADRLADRGYAVERYLLRLNPAVEHKTRGNAALAVETDAPRRVARRIAREHLSLAADGPRTDPGAVVAGDTDEGIADFARRAMRAYCDSDRAARLARDREWDVLATGRGIVGAVAAVGAPRVRTPTVECISYRESSRRGTERSVDHDTVFAAAERAYPDAWDTVDRTAGRAVCVPRAPGPILHGIRGDDPTTVARVARAIESEPVERRAIFRTNQGTDAHLREATIDDCEDGYSYRVTGQVVSAPDTREGGHVFATLGTRLDPAAAADGGAAVDHAERSPSDAETIDLVAFEPTERFRDHVRALRVGDRVTVCGEVSDGTLKLEKVAVRDLRRSEWATPDCPACGRSMESAGRAAGYRCRDCSTSAPGRVERPIERDIAIGWYEVPPLARRHVAKPLVRGGFDAPIHPER, from the coding sequence GTGACGATCGTCGGCCTCGACGACACGGACTCCCGCGACCAGGGGATGTGCACGACCTACGTCGCGGCCCGGATTGCCGACCGCCTCGCGGATCGGGGCTACGCCGTCGAGCGGTATCTCCTCCGATTGAACCCCGCCGTCGAGCACAAGACCCGCGGTAACGCCGCGCTGGCCGTCGAGACGGACGCTCCCCGACGCGTCGCGCGCCGAATCGCCCGCGAGCATCTCTCGCTGGCCGCCGACGGCCCACGGACGGACCCGGGAGCCGTCGTGGCAGGCGATACCGACGAAGGCATCGCTGATTTCGCCCGGCGCGCCATGCGGGCGTACTGTGATTCCGACCGGGCCGCACGCCTGGCCCGCGACCGGGAGTGGGACGTGCTCGCCACGGGCCGCGGGATCGTCGGCGCGGTCGCCGCGGTGGGCGCGCCCCGCGTCCGGACCCCGACCGTCGAGTGTATCTCCTATCGCGAGTCCTCGCGGCGCGGCACCGAGCGGTCGGTGGATCACGACACGGTGTTCGCGGCGGCCGAGCGAGCGTATCCCGACGCCTGGGACACCGTCGACCGGACCGCCGGGCGAGCGGTGTGTGTCCCCCGAGCGCCGGGGCCGATCCTCCACGGGATCCGCGGCGACGACCCCACGACGGTCGCGCGCGTCGCGCGCGCGATCGAATCGGAACCGGTCGAGCGCCGCGCGATCTTTCGGACGAACCAGGGCACCGATGCGCACCTCCGCGAGGCCACGATCGACGACTGCGAGGACGGCTACAGCTATCGGGTGACGGGCCAGGTCGTGAGCGCACCCGACACACGCGAGGGGGGCCACGTCTTCGCGACGCTCGGGACGCGTCTGGATCCCGCAGCGGCCGCCGACGGCGGCGCGGCCGTCGATCACGCCGAGCGGTCGCCGTCCGACGCCGAGACGATCGATCTGGTCGCGTTCGAACCGACCGAGCGGTTTCGCGATCACGTCCGCGCGCTCCGGGTCGGCGACCGGGTGACCGTCTGTGGCGAGGTCAGTGACGGCACGCTCAAACTCGAAAAGGTCGCGGTCCGCGATCTGCGGCGGAGTGAGTGGGCGACTCCCGACTGCCCCGCCTGCGGGCGCTCGATGGAGAGTGCGGGCCGCGCGGCGGGCTATCGGTGTCGGGACTGTTCGACGAGTGCGCCCGGACGCGTCGAGCGCCCGATCGAGCGTGACATCGCGATCGGGTGGTACGAAGTCCCGCCGCTGGCGCGGCGTCACGTCGCGAAACCGCTCGTCCGCGGTGGGTTCGACGCGCCGATCCATCCCGAGCGGTGA
- a CDS encoding GNAT family N-acetyltransferase, protein MTDLRIRAARADDAADLLVCKRDAILAINHDAYDADQLAAWAPDGRDLGAFETALDGDEYEVRVAERAGAIVGYAVLNRASGTIDAVFVDPDHARSGVGRQLVGVLETTASVAGLDTLSVAASLNARAFYADLGYEPIERTTRTFDDHSVPVVRMRRSLAAC, encoded by the coding sequence GTGACTGACCTTCGCATCCGGGCCGCGCGGGCGGACGACGCCGCCGACCTGCTGGTCTGCAAACGCGACGCGATCCTCGCGATCAACCACGACGCGTACGACGCCGATCAACTGGCCGCGTGGGCGCCCGACGGGCGCGACCTGGGGGCGTTCGAGACGGCGCTCGACGGCGACGAGTACGAGGTCCGGGTCGCTGAACGTGCGGGTGCGATCGTCGGCTATGCCGTTCTCAATCGTGCGAGCGGGACGATCGACGCGGTGTTCGTCGACCCGGACCACGCACGCTCGGGCGTCGGTCGTCAGTTGGTTGGCGTCCTCGAAACGACGGCGTCGGTAGCGGGACTCGACACGCTCTCCGTGGCGGCATCGCTCAACGCCAGGGCGTTTTACGCGGACCTGGGCTACGAGCCGATCGAACGTACCACCAGGACGTTCGACGACCACTCGGTGCCGGTCGTCCGCATGCGACGGTCTCTGGCGGCGTGCTGA
- a CDS encoding AAA family ATPase, translated as MTVGSTAERIHEEIERVIVGQSEAVELLTVALLARGHVLLEGIPGVAKTTLAESFASASGLDRSRIQLTPDLIPADITGTTVFREDSRTFEFQQGPVFANLVIADEINRATPNAQSALLEAMQERSVTVDGTAHDLPRPFMVVATQNPVEMEGTYELPRAQRDRFLFEVSLGPPTADEERAMLDRFDDRPELGPSAVETVVSADEIDDLRAAVDAVTVAPAIREYIVDLAVATRESPDLSIGLSPRAALQWQWATKARAAVHDREYVLPDDVKALAVPIARHRIHLDRDAALADRSIDDVLDEMLDSVPTPDAAGPDGS; from the coding sequence ATGACCGTCGGCTCGACCGCAGAGCGGATCCACGAGGAAATCGAGCGCGTGATCGTCGGCCAGTCCGAGGCGGTCGAGTTGCTCACGGTCGCCCTGCTCGCGCGCGGGCACGTCCTCCTCGAAGGGATCCCCGGGGTCGCGAAGACGACGTTGGCCGAGTCGTTCGCGAGCGCGAGTGGCCTCGATCGCTCGCGGATTCAGCTGACGCCCGACCTGATCCCCGCGGACATCACCGGCACGACCGTCTTTCGTGAGGACTCTCGCACCTTCGAGTTTCAGCAGGGCCCGGTGTTCGCGAACCTGGTGATCGCAGACGAGATCAACCGTGCGACGCCGAACGCTCAGTCGGCCTTGCTCGAAGCGATGCAGGAGCGATCGGTGACCGTCGACGGCACCGCTCACGACCTGCCGCGGCCGTTCATGGTCGTCGCGACACAGAACCCCGTCGAGATGGAGGGGACCTACGAGTTGCCCCGCGCCCAGCGCGACCGCTTTCTGTTCGAGGTCAGCCTCGGCCCGCCGACGGCCGACGAGGAACGCGCCATGCTCGATCGGTTCGACGACCGCCCCGAACTCGGGCCGAGTGCGGTCGAGACCGTCGTTTCGGCCGACGAAATCGACGACCTCCGGGCCGCCGTCGACGCGGTCACCGTCGCCCCCGCGATCAGGGAGTACATCGTCGACCTCGCGGTCGCGACCCGTGAGAGCCCGGACCTCTCGATCGGCCTCTCGCCGCGGGCCGCCCTCCAGTGGCAGTGGGCCACGAAGGCCCGCGCGGCCGTCCACGACCGCGAGTACGTCCTCCCGGACGACGTGAAGGCGCTCGCGGTCCCGATCGCGCGCCACCGGATCCACCTCGACCGGGACGCCGCACTGGCCGATCGATCGATCGACGACGTCCTCGACGAGATGCTCGACAGCGTCCCCACGCCGGACGCGGCCGGCCCAGACGGGTCCTGA
- a CDS encoding endo-1,4-beta-xylanase, with the protein MIQGGDGDVPAIDRRTMLTAAGTLAGGALVGTVGAATAPLSGVTNAAADWEERADERIDEYRRATLTVTVEDAAGRPVPDATVEVAMQSHDVGFGVGVNAPRLLGRDDALSATDRANYRSMITDLFETAVLTNHHKWRFFEESPDVADAATAWLLDHGLSMRGHTCLWANVEGWAVPGDVVDAMGVDHPSGESGPDRDPAHVRQRSLDHVETILDHYANFSHDGTEYGSAIEHWDVVNEAQHEPRFVEVVDGEDSDPVTAPWIADAYARATASAPDDVALDVNDYNVLVGPYEDTRRTYHDQIGFLQATDGVRLDGVGLQCHFYRDESYDETLTPAQTWAALDAYAAHDVAVRITELDVGGAIWTPEEQATYLRQFLTSVYAHPVVEDVLLWGLWDGPEGSDDYPFYHADWTPKPARDAYRDLVFGEWWTDTSGATDGTGVYATTVDHGTHAITARADGTETTTTVTVAADPTRVTLTLDGEHAADGPPAVDGVVPRDLDEDGVYEDLSGNGRLDFPDVNRLFQNAETDTVQSNLMYFDVTGDGSVDQQDVLVLFDRI; encoded by the coding sequence ATGATACAGGGGGGAGACGGGGACGTGCCAGCAATCGATCGTCGGACGATGCTGACCGCGGCGGGGACACTCGCGGGGGGCGCTCTCGTCGGGACGGTCGGTGCGGCGACGGCGCCGCTGTCGGGCGTCACGAACGCTGCTGCGGACTGGGAAGAGCGGGCCGACGAGCGCATCGACGAGTACCGGCGGGCGACACTGACGGTCACCGTCGAGGACGCCGCCGGTCGGCCGGTGCCCGACGCCACGGTCGAGGTCGCGATGCAGTCTCACGACGTCGGGTTCGGCGTCGGTGTCAACGCGCCGCGTCTGCTCGGCCGGGACGACGCGCTGTCCGCGACCGACCGCGCGAACTACCGGTCGATGATTACCGACCTGTTCGAGACGGCCGTCCTCACCAACCATCACAAGTGGCGCTTCTTCGAGGAGAGCCCCGATGTCGCGGACGCGGCGACGGCGTGGCTGCTCGATCACGGCCTCTCGATGCGCGGGCACACCTGTCTGTGGGCGAACGTCGAGGGGTGGGCCGTCCCCGGCGACGTCGTCGACGCGATGGGCGTCGATCACCCGAGCGGTGAGTCCGGCCCGGATCGCGATCCAGCGCACGTCCGCCAGCGCTCGCTCGATCACGTCGAGACGATCCTCGACCACTACGCCAACTTTTCACACGACGGAACCGAGTACGGCTCGGCCATCGAGCACTGGGACGTCGTCAACGAGGCCCAGCACGAACCCCGGTTCGTCGAGGTGGTCGACGGCGAGGATTCCGATCCGGTGACCGCCCCCTGGATCGCTGACGCTTACGCCCGCGCGACGGCGAGTGCGCCCGACGACGTGGCCCTCGATGTCAACGACTACAACGTGCTCGTCGGACCGTACGAGGACACTCGACGGACCTATCACGACCAGATCGGGTTCCTGCAGGCGACCGACGGCGTGCGACTCGACGGCGTCGGCCTCCAGTGTCACTTCTATCGCGACGAGTCGTACGACGAGACGCTGACGCCAGCCCAGACCTGGGCGGCACTCGACGCCTACGCCGCTCACGACGTCGCGGTGCGGATCACCGAACTCGACGTCGGCGGTGCGATCTGGACCCCCGAGGAGCAGGCGACTTACCTCCGTCAGTTCCTCACGAGCGTCTACGCTCATCCGGTCGTCGAGGACGTCCTCCTCTGGGGGCTCTGGGACGGCCCCGAGGGGAGCGACGACTACCCGTTCTATCACGCCGACTGGACGCCCAAGCCCGCTCGCGACGCCTACCGCGATCTGGTCTTCGGGGAGTGGTGGACCGACACGTCGGGGGCGACCGACGGGACCGGCGTGTACGCGACGACCGTCGATCACGGCACGCACGCGATCACTGCCCGCGCCGACGGCACCGAGACCACGACGACTGTCACGGTCGCCGCCGATCCCACACGCGTGACGCTCACCCTCGACGGCGAGCACGCCGCCGACGGGCCGCCCGCGGTCGACGGGGTCGTCCCCCGAGACCTCGACGAGGACGGTGTTTACGAGGACCTCTCGGGGAACGGTCGCCTCGACTTCCCCGACGTGAATCGCCTGTTTCAAAACGCCGAGACCGACACCGTCCAGTCGAATTTGATGTATTTCGACGTGACCGGTGACGGAAGCGTCGATCAACAGGATGTCCTCGTACTGTTCGATCGAATCTAA
- the serB gene encoding phosphoserine phosphatase SerB, with protein MLVAFDFDGTLSDSEMVVELADRQDAASEVATITERAMNDEIAYAESLRQRCGLLEGLELPTAETVFEGVRLRPGTGDVLADLAGAGVRSAILTGGFERGVRGALAAAGTDVETIVANRLVDDGERLTGAVEGPLIEGTKDDALEVLAAAEGVPLEDTVAVGDGANDLPMLERAGLAIGFDPKPAVEPACDVVVESMPELGDVLQDRGVY; from the coding sequence ATGCTCGTCGCCTTCGACTTCGACGGAACGCTGTCTGACTCCGAGATGGTGGTCGAACTTGCCGACCGACAGGACGCCGCCAGCGAGGTCGCTACGATCACCGAGCGCGCGATGAACGACGAGATCGCCTACGCCGAGAGTCTCCGCCAGCGGTGTGGGCTGCTGGAAGGCCTCGAACTCCCGACCGCAGAGACGGTCTTCGAGGGTGTGCGCCTCCGACCGGGGACTGGCGACGTCCTCGCTGATCTGGCCGGCGCGGGCGTCCGCTCCGCGATCCTGACCGGTGGGTTCGAACGCGGGGTCCGGGGTGCGCTCGCGGCCGCGGGGACGGACGTCGAGACGATCGTCGCGAACCGCCTCGTCGACGACGGCGAGCGCCTGACCGGGGCGGTCGAGGGGCCGCTGATCGAGGGGACCAAAGACGACGCCCTCGAAGTCCTCGCCGCCGCAGAGGGAGTCCCACTCGAAGACACCGTCGCCGTCGGTGACGGCGCGAACGACCTGCCGATGCTCGAACGCGCCGGCCTCGCGATCGGATTCGACCCGAAGCCGGCGGTCGAGCCAGCGTGTGACGTCGTCGTGGAATCGATGCCCGAGTTGGGCGACGTGCTCCAGGATCGGGGCGTGTACTGA
- a CDS encoding O-acetylhomoserine aminocarboxypropyltransferase/cysteine synthase family protein — MTDDSGFATRSLHAGQVPDSDTGARAPPIYQTTSYVFDDAEDAAAQFALEAEGHIYSRLMNPTVGTLQERLASLEGGVGAVATASGMGAINLATFMLADAGDNVVTASALYGGTVTYYTHSAPRQGVDVRFVDTLDYAAYEEAIDEDTAYVHCETIGNPALVTPDLERLADIAHANGVPLVVDNTFATPYLCNPIEHGADLVWNSTTKWIHGSGTTVGGILVDGGSFPWADYSEKFPEIGAANPAYHGVDFSERFGDAAFTYAAIARGLRDLGNQQSPFDAWQTIQGIESLPMRMERHCENAAQVAAFLADHSAVDWVNYPGLDDHETHDAASEYLDGGYGGMITFGLEAGYEAARDTVESTELASLLANVGDAKTLIIHPSSTTHQQLSDEEKTAAGVTDDMVRLSVGLEDPDDIIADLDQAIDRATR, encoded by the coding sequence ATGACCGACGACTCAGGCTTCGCGACGCGATCGTTGCACGCCGGCCAGGTGCCGGATTCCGACACCGGTGCGCGCGCACCGCCGATCTATCAGACCACCTCGTACGTCTTCGACGACGCCGAGGACGCCGCCGCACAGTTCGCCCTCGAAGCGGAGGGCCACATCTACTCACGCTTGATGAATCCGACCGTCGGGACCCTTCAGGAACGCCTCGCTTCGCTCGAAGGCGGCGTCGGCGCGGTCGCGACCGCCTCGGGCATGGGCGCGATCAACCTCGCAACCTTCATGCTCGCCGATGCGGGCGACAACGTCGTCACCGCGTCGGCGCTCTACGGCGGCACGGTCACCTACTACACGCATTCGGCCCCGCGCCAGGGCGTCGACGTGCGCTTCGTCGATACGCTGGATTACGCGGCCTACGAGGAGGCGATCGACGAGGACACCGCCTACGTCCATTGTGAGACGATCGGCAACCCCGCACTCGTCACGCCCGACCTCGAACGACTGGCCGATATCGCTCACGCGAATGGCGTCCCGCTGGTCGTCGACAACACGTTCGCGACGCCGTATCTCTGCAACCCGATCGAGCACGGCGCGGACCTGGTCTGGAACTCCACGACGAAGTGGATCCACGGGTCGGGCACGACCGTCGGGGGCATCCTCGTCGACGGCGGATCGTTCCCCTGGGCCGACTATTCCGAGAAGTTCCCCGAGATCGGCGCGGCAAACCCCGCCTACCACGGCGTCGACTTCAGCGAGCGGTTCGGCGACGCCGCGTTTACCTACGCTGCGATCGCACGCGGCCTGCGCGATCTGGGCAACCAGCAGTCACCGTTCGACGCCTGGCAGACGATCCAGGGCATCGAGAGCCTCCCGATGCGGATGGAGCGACACTGCGAGAACGCCGCGCAGGTCGCGGCGTTCCTCGCGGATCACTCCGCGGTCGACTGGGTGAACTACCCCGGTCTCGACGATCACGAGACCCACGACGCCGCCAGCGAGTATCTCGATGGTGGCTACGGCGGCATGATCACGTTCGGCCTCGAAGCGGGCTACGAGGCCGCCCGCGACACCGTCGAGTCCACCGAGTTGGCCAGCCTCCTCGCGAACGTCGGCGACGCGAAGACGCTCATCATCCACCCGTCGAGTACGACCCACCAGCAGTTGAGCGACGAGGAGAAGACGGCGGCGGGCGTTACCGACGACATGGTGCGCCTCTCGGTCGGCCTGGAGGATCCGGACGACATCATTGCGGACCTCGATCAGGCGATCGATCGCGCGACACGGTGA
- a CDS encoding CPBP family intramembrane glutamic endopeptidase gives MHVEQWDGQRTGSIPQWARTGGAAVALAVAGFVLTMVISVVAGFGLAAAGVTVTDPTAPPVFLTGTAAGSVAFAVVGGGYLAVMCDHLPIGAPDREDVGLIVGSSVVAIVLGLALTSAIQFVTPEPVENVFGNAASGAPWVYLAMAALSVVLIAPAEELLFRGAIQGRIRAQYGAIAAIGGASVPFMLFHVPNYLASLPVAILGASAVGVISVILGVVYERSGTLWAPIAVHALYNVALFGLAYLSVTGML, from the coding sequence ATGCACGTCGAACAGTGGGACGGGCAGCGGACGGGATCGATACCACAGTGGGCCCGAACGGGTGGCGCGGCGGTCGCCCTGGCGGTCGCCGGGTTCGTCCTGACGATGGTGATCAGCGTCGTGGCGGGGTTCGGGTTGGCAGCTGCGGGAGTCACGGTCACGGATCCGACCGCCCCGCCAGTGTTTCTCACCGGGACGGCCGCCGGATCGGTCGCGTTCGCGGTCGTCGGCGGCGGCTACCTGGCGGTCATGTGTGACCACCTCCCGATCGGAGCCCCCGACCGCGAGGACGTGGGGCTGATCGTCGGGAGTTCGGTCGTCGCCATCGTCCTCGGTCTCGCCCTGACGAGCGCCATTCAGTTCGTTACCCCCGAACCCGTCGAGAACGTGTTCGGCAACGCCGCGAGCGGTGCGCCGTGGGTGTATCTCGCGATGGCCGCCCTGTCGGTCGTGTTGATCGCGCCCGCCGAAGAACTGCTCTTCCGGGGCGCGATTCAGGGGCGCATTCGGGCCCAGTACGGCGCGATCGCCGCGATCGGGGGTGCGAGCGTTCCCTTCATGCTGTTTCACGTGCCGAACTACCTGGCCAGCCTGCCGGTCGCGATTCTGGGCGCGAGTGCGGTCGGCGTGATTTCGGTCATCCTCGGGGTCGTCTACGAGCGGTCGGGCACCCTCTGGGCCCCGATCGCCGTCCACGCGCTGTACAACGTCGCGTTGTTCGGCCTGGCGTACCTGTCGGTGACGGGTATGCTGTGA